The Oreochromis aureus strain Israel breed Guangdong linkage group 7, ZZ_aureus, whole genome shotgun sequence region TTAGCATGGCCGTGACACTGTCAATAACCCTTCATCATCACACAGAGCTAACCTTCATTCCATCAGTGAAAGTAAAAACCTGACTATATTTCTCATTTCTCAGTGACGTGCAGCTCTCAGCTGGAGCTGTGTCTGATTTAAACGTAATGAATCCAGTTTATGTTCCATCCATGCTTCTCCACCCGCTCAGGCCATCAGTCTGAGCAAAGATGTTTCAGCTCCTGTCACTTTAAACCTCTTGTTTTCTCATTGGATGATCTCAGGAAGCCAGCTGAGGCGCTCTGAGCGTTGTTTACAAACACAGAGACTGAATAACCTGTGAGCAGGAGTCTCAGTTTAGTGTGTTTCAGGTTCAGAGATGTGCTGACAGGTTTCTTATCTTGGGCTGATTCTGTGAATCTAGGGAGGACCCCCTCCTCGGGCCATTAAAGGAGGAGCCTCACAGACCTGCAGGTTGTACAAAGAGAGCAAGTTTACAGTCACTTACTCAGACTCACTCGAACTTGGCGTATTTTGTCTACAAGAAGCGGGAAGGTGGCAACCAGGAAGGCAATGCTTTGGCAGCTGTTGTATTTCAAACCAAACCTAATCTGGTGCCTAAACTCCACCGGGTGTGAGTTCAATGGTGGGACGAGCTCCAACTCCCACCTTCCACCTGCAGGGATTATTTGGCTTCTAAAAGTTAAAATAAGGTTTCATGTGCATGTGTCGGTGTGAGAGTGCGCTGATGAAGAGTTCAGAAACACGAATCAGTAGGTCAAAGATCAAGACTGAAACAGTAATCAGAGTGAAGCTGATAGTTGGTGCGTTTAATGAAcagttttcagttcagtttatttcagCGTTGGTACGTTTCACAGATTTTACTTGGTTGTCTTTACTCAGGTTTTACTTCATTGAGATGATTTTGGTATCGAACTTCAGACCGCTGAGCTTCTCTCAGCTCTTTGTGAGACATGGTTTCAGATCTTTGGGATAATGAAGCTGCCGTCATCGGGGTTTGGCGTCTGGTGCTCCTTCCTGTTCGCTCACTCACAGCGGGAACTGAAAGCTTTGTGCAGcagaaacaacttttttttacttGGAGGACAAAGTGTCTGTTGAAGCAGAGGAGCTGTGACTGCCGCCAGCCTCGGGCGGCATCTCATGACCTCTCAGCTTCTTTAACCCTGTGATGCTCAAACGTCATCTTTCTTTTCCCTGCAGGGGTCGGGGGTCATCAAGGCCGGCTTTGCGGGAGACCAGATCCCCAAATACTGCTTCCCCAACTAGTAAGTTAACGGAGACTCCAGGATCTCTGTTGCTGTTTAACCAAGTGTGCAGCTCACTCTCTCagtgctctgtgtgtttcataTGCAGCGTCGGGCGTCCGAAGCATGTGCGCGTGATGGCGGGAGCCCTGGAGGGAGACCTCTTCATCGGACCCAAAGCCGAGGTACTGCTGCTCCTCCTCACTGCAGGTTAAACCACTGCCCTGCTGACACTCACTGCCCTCTTATGATGCtgttatctttattattattattattgttagtattattattattattatcatcatcgtCATATCAtcattgtaattattattattatcatcattatcatttttattatcattattgttgatgttgttgtgGTGTTTATTGTGTTATTGTGTGGAGCTTCAATGGGCCACACCTTCATCAAAAACGCTCCTTTAAAGTCGACTCTTTATTGTTCCTGCTGAGGTTGGTGCAGAGCTCTGCGCTGAGCTAATCAAGCCTGAGCTTGCAGACCTTGGTGAGGCAGCGTCATCTTTACCGAAACGTTTTTAATGTGTGAAAGCACGTAAACGTCATGTATTTAGTACCTTATGATGGCGATTGAAGGTGATGAAGGATGTGATGCGTGGCCATGCTTGAGCTGCTCATCTCTAGCAGCTTCAGAAGgtccagcagctctgctctaACTGGAGGAGGAACAGGAAGTTATCGCCCTGCGGGGTCaaagtttcttgttttgaaaacagggttgtgtttttttgtttttgttttttttttgggttgtttttttttttttttcagataattGTCACATGACCTTCTCACAGCATctgcagctctcttttttccatCAGATCAAAGCATGTGACTGTATCACATTTTCAGGGAATAATAAACTCTCCTCCTCCCCCGCCTCCTCCCATCAGGAGCACAGGGGCCTGCTGTCGGTGCGGTACCCGATGGAGCACGGCATCGTGACCGACTGGAATGACATGGAGCGGATCTGGCAGTACGTTTACTCCAAGGAACAGCTGCAGACATTCTCCGAGGAGGTGAGCTCCTCTCCGCCTCTGTCACGTCCACACACGAGCTTGTCGCGGTGCCGCTAACCctgtggtttttttgtgtgtgtgttttttttaacctttcccAGCATCCTGTGCTGCTCACAGAGGCTCCTCTGAACCCGAGCAAGAACAGGGAGAAGGCAGCTGAAGTGTTCTTCGAGACTTTCAACGTGCCGGCACTCTTCATCTCCATGCAGGCCGTGCTCAGCCTGTAAgaactcacttcctgtttgtgtccTCCTGTTGCTGACTCGGCATCGAGCTGAGGCCTGCGTGAACCTCAGCCTCATGTTTGCTCAAGAAACAGTTAAAGGTGTTAAACACACACGAGGGCTCACTGAAGACTCGCTGCAGTTGCATGGCTCATACACAAGGTGGCAGTATAGGCCCTAAATTACCCTGAGTCACTgcaagctctctctctctcacacacacacacacacacacacacacacacacacacacacacaggttctgTGCTGATTGTAGGTGTGTTCCTCATTTAAAGGGGAGGACCCTGACTGCCGTCTGTGACAGCTCACTGAGTCTTTGTGTGCTTTGAACCAATCAGATGTGACTTTGGGTCACATTATGATCTGAGCCTCTCTGTGATGGAAGGCCTTCGCACACTGGGCAAGTAAAATCAGCATGAGTGTTTCTGTTCTTAAAGCAGCTGTCGAACTTCACAGAATGAATGTGTGACATTCAGAAGCTTGGACCATGCTCGACATTTCAGATTTTTGACCAAACGGATCGCTGCATTTGGCAACAAGTACGCTTGTAGCTCAAAGTGTAAACTGGTACTGAATCTACGCTACGTCAAAACAGTAAATAATCCAGTTTGACGTCACAACTagctgctgctgcctcctcaGGTGTTGTCTCAACTCTGCCAAGGAGCTCAAACTGCCCACTGACATGAAACATGGCCAAAGCTTTGACCCTGGATCACAACAGGAaatcctcctgctgctgcctgcATATAAATCAGAAtctgtttcttccttttcttgttcAGAGATGCCAGTACCAGCTCATCATTGCTTCATGTcaactctgtttttgttttgttttttcacggTGCGCATTGTGAGATCAAATTTTCCCCAAAAGATGTTCAGATCTGAAAAACATGCTCGGTATGTGCCAACCCCGGAACAGAGTCTGTGCAGGAGGACGCAGAGGGTCAATTATTAAACATGTGAAGCCTGAGTTTAACGTGTTGCTGGGCTGAGAACCGTCCTGATGTTAACATGACTGGACCTGATGGGGTTTTGATGGTTCTCctgttgtgtctgtgtgttgatGACATTTTAATTGTCTCTCTAAGTTAGAGAAAAGTGCATGTGATGCATGTTGCGTCGTCTTCGTGTCTGTTCACCACACAGAATCAGAGCAGGCTAGAAGACATTTGCTGAGTCTCTATCATAACCGTGATGGCCTCCGTTTTCCTACAGGTACGCCACAGGCCGCACCACCGGCGTAGTGCTGGACTCCGGCGACGGCGTGACCCACGTAGTGCCCATATACGAAGGCTTCGCCATCCCACACTCTATCATGCGTGTGGACATCGCTGGGAGAGACGTGTCGCGGTACCTGCGGCTGCTGCTGCGTAAGGAAGGATACAACTTCAACACGTCAGCTGAGTTTGAGGTCGTTCGCACCATTAAAGAGGTGAGGCGA contains the following coding sequences:
- the actr1b gene encoding actin related protein 1B yields the protein MESYDILANQPVVIDNGSGVIKAGFAGDQIPKYCFPNYVGRPKHVRVMAGALEGDLFIGPKAEEHRGLLSVRYPMEHGIVTDWNDMERIWQYVYSKEQLQTFSEEHPVLLTEAPLNPSKNREKAAEVFFETFNVPALFISMQAVLSLYATGRTTGVVLDSGDGVTHVVPIYEGFAIPHSIMRVDIAGRDVSRYLRLLLRKEGYNFNTSAEFEVVRTIKERACYLSLNPQKDETLETEKAQYVLPDGSTLNIGPARFRAPELLFRPDLIGDESSGIHEVLAYAIQKSDMDLRRTLFSTIVLCGGSTLIKGFGERLLTEVKKLAPKDVKIKISAPQERLYSTWIGGSILASLDTFKKMWVSKREYEEDRARAIHRKTF